One genomic region from Euzebya tangerina encodes:
- a CDS encoding cell wall-binding repeat-containing protein: MNLTLLHHRVAPLLRALVVAALTLALLALPTVADAAQGFGPTTDLTGFDDAAPAPPLASFHQGCFPAGGAEIPDPEIPEGDAVFVGGGWGHGAGMSQYGAQGAAQLGCTSTQILETYFPGASVASTPGDAGIVIGLSSSVQSTTLTAESEPVAWELCHYETGECEDLPVVQDTRDVWTVQILGDASYRITEGGEVVFEGGDFEQNLRAQLSGSDDDDRRLGVSTTGHTYRWGVLQLDSVQSATSAAFLTLHFEEMERYLLGLAEVPSSWPAAALEAQAISGRSYALSRIATQGLRDSCRCNLLATPQDQNYEGYDYELADARGGGAWRAGVEATSGTMLAYEGQPAETFYSSSHGGFSESARFVFGGEVPYTAPVDDSRWDLASSNPRRRWTSAVSAAELGAAAGVGVATDIELLEPRGAGGRVGHPSRGYGGVQVTGTDGQVVLTGDDVRRAFGLFSTLYDVIDNLSGEAGTPEPDPPGIPDPEIPEPADPNAPGLVRAAGQSRIDTAVQVSRLEWDTAPAVVLSAADRFPDALAGVRLAATLEAPLLLTDSTQLSSAVAAELERLETDTVWLLGGSAALSSQVRSAIEALDIHTRRLSGPDRFATAAAIATAATVTSEEVTVALGSDWPDAVSASSLAALADGPPTLLVQPDSVPEATVRAIRDLQAERASIVGGSAVISAAVEAELRVLGLEVTRLAGPDRFATAAAVAGAALERRAAEEVPVIVAAGSGFPDALAAGALAGRMGGVLVLAPAVQLSDGAATGSFIEANADVLSGGVVVGGTGVISREVEQALEDRIGD; encoded by the coding sequence ATGAACCTGACACTCCTCCACCACCGTGTGGCCCCGCTCCTGCGTGCGCTCGTCGTCGCCGCGCTCACTCTGGCGTTGCTGGCGCTCCCGACGGTCGCCGACGCGGCCCAGGGCTTCGGCCCGACCACGGACCTGACCGGATTCGATGACGCCGCACCGGCGCCGCCACTCGCCTCGTTCCACCAGGGCTGTTTCCCTGCCGGAGGCGCCGAGATCCCCGATCCTGAGATCCCCGAGGGCGACGCCGTGTTCGTCGGCGGCGGCTGGGGCCACGGTGCCGGCATGAGCCAGTACGGGGCGCAGGGGGCGGCCCAGCTGGGCTGCACCTCCACCCAGATCCTGGAGACCTACTTCCCGGGTGCCAGCGTCGCCTCGACCCCAGGCGACGCGGGGATCGTGATCGGGTTGTCCTCCAGCGTCCAGAGCACGACCCTGACGGCCGAGTCCGAGCCGGTCGCGTGGGAGCTGTGCCACTACGAGACCGGCGAGTGCGAGGATCTGCCAGTTGTCCAGGACACTCGCGATGTCTGGACGGTCCAGATCCTCGGGGACGCCAGCTACCGAATCACGGAGGGCGGTGAGGTCGTCTTCGAGGGCGGCGACTTCGAGCAGAACCTGCGCGCCCAGCTGTCGGGGAGCGACGACGACGATCGGCGTCTGGGTGTCTCGACCACGGGACACACCTACCGCTGGGGTGTGCTCCAACTCGACTCGGTGCAGTCCGCCACCTCCGCCGCGTTCCTGACACTGCACTTCGAGGAGATGGAGCGGTATCTCTTGGGGCTTGCCGAGGTGCCGTCGTCCTGGCCGGCTGCGGCGCTGGAGGCGCAGGCCATCTCCGGCCGGTCCTACGCACTATCGCGCATCGCCACGCAGGGTCTGCGCGACTCGTGCCGCTGCAACCTGCTCGCCACCCCGCAGGACCAGAACTACGAGGGCTACGACTACGAGTTGGCTGACGCCCGGGGAGGTGGCGCCTGGCGCGCGGGTGTCGAGGCAACGAGCGGCACCATGCTGGCCTACGAGGGGCAGCCGGCGGAGACGTTCTACTCCTCGAGCCATGGCGGGTTCAGCGAGTCGGCCCGGTTCGTCTTCGGCGGTGAGGTCCCCTACACCGCACCGGTTGACGACTCCCGTTGGGATCTGGCGAGCAGCAACCCACGCCGACGGTGGACCAGCGCGGTGAGTGCCGCAGAGCTCGGTGCCGCCGCCGGCGTCGGTGTGGCCACCGACATCGAGCTGCTGGAACCCCGCGGCGCCGGGGGCCGGGTGGGTCACCCCAGCCGGGGCTACGGCGGTGTCCAGGTGACCGGCACGGACGGGCAGGTGGTCCTGACCGGCGATGACGTCCGGCGCGCGTTCGGTCTCTTCTCGACGCTCTACGACGTGATCGACAACCTCTCTGGCGAAGCCGGGACTCCGGAGCCCGACCCACCCGGCATCCCCGATCCCGAGATCCCCGAGCCCGCCGATCCCAACGCACCGGGCTTGGTCCGGGCCGCCGGGCAGAGCCGCATCGACACCGCCGTCCAGGTGAGTCGGTTGGAGTGGGACACCGCCCCCGCGGTTGTCCTGAGCGCAGCCGACCGCTTTCCCGATGCGCTGGCCGGCGTCCGGCTGGCGGCCACGCTGGAGGCGCCCCTGCTGCTGACCGACTCGACCCAGCTCTCCTCTGCGGTGGCAGCCGAACTCGAGCGCCTCGAGACCGACACGGTCTGGTTGCTGGGCGGCTCGGCCGCGTTGTCCAGTCAGGTTCGCAGCGCCATCGAGGCCCTGGACATCCACACCCGGCGGCTGTCGGGGCCGGACCGGTTCGCGACGGCCGCAGCCATTGCCACCGCCGCGACCGTGACGTCGGAGGAGGTGACGGTCGCCCTCGGGTCCGACTGGCCCGATGCCGTGTCGGCGTCGTCTCTGGCCGCCTTGGCTGATGGCCCGCCGACCCTCCTCGTCCAGCCGGACTCGGTCCCCGAGGCCACGGTCCGCGCCATTCGTGACCTGCAGGCCGAGCGGGCCTCCATCGTGGGTGGGAGCGCCGTCATCAGCGCGGCAGTGGAGGCGGAACTCCGAGTCCTGGGGCTGGAGGTGACCCGACTGGCCGGTCCCGACCGCTTCGCCACGGCCGCTGCCGTCGCCGGCGCGGCGCTCGAGCGACGTGCGGCGGAGGAGGTTCCCGTGATCGTGGCAGCCGGGAGTGGCTTCCCCGATGCGCTCGCCGCCGGGGCCCTGGCTGGCCGAATGGGCGGCGTGCTGGTGCTGGCCCCCGCAGTCCAGCTCTCCGACGGCGCCGCCACAGGTTCGTTCATCGAGGCCAACGCCGACGTCCTCAGCGGCGGCGTCGTGGTCGGCGGGACCGGTGTGATCTCCCGGGAGGTGGAGCAGGCGCTCGAGGATCGGATCGGCGACTGA
- a CDS encoding UDP-glucuronic acid decarboxylase family protein: MGYDFTQFDGSTTVITGGAGFLGSHLSRRLIELGAHVIVLDNLSTGRAGNIDDLFGHSRFRFMNYDVTEYLHIGGEVDFVLHWASPASPIDYLQMPIQTMKVGGLGTHKALGLARNKTARFMLASTSEVYGDPEVHPQPETYWGNVNPVGPRGVYDEAKRYAEALTYAYHSYHGLDVRVPRIFNTFGPFMRMDDGRAVPTFIGQALRGEDITVFGDGMQTRSLCFVDDLVEGLLRLLSSDYGDTPVNIGNPHEMTILDLAERIIRTCDSTSRIVHQPAPIDDPRVRRPDTSLAERELDWHAQVPVDEGLARTVAWVRANRL, translated from the coding sequence ATGGGTTACGACTTCACGCAGTTCGACGGCTCCACAACGGTGATCACCGGCGGTGCCGGGTTCCTCGGCTCGCACCTCTCGCGGAGGCTGATCGAGCTCGGCGCCCACGTCATCGTCCTCGACAACCTCTCCACGGGACGCGCGGGGAACATCGACGACCTGTTCGGCCACAGCCGGTTCCGGTTCATGAACTACGACGTCACCGAGTATCTCCACATCGGCGGCGAGGTCGACTTCGTCCTGCACTGGGCCTCCCCCGCCTCCCCCATCGACTACCTGCAGATGCCGATCCAGACGATGAAGGTCGGCGGCCTGGGTACGCACAAGGCCCTGGGGCTGGCGCGGAACAAGACCGCCCGGTTCATGCTCGCGTCGACCAGCGAGGTGTACGGCGATCCCGAGGTGCACCCGCAGCCGGAGACCTACTGGGGCAACGTCAACCCCGTCGGTCCGCGCGGGGTCTACGACGAGGCGAAGCGCTACGCCGAGGCCCTCACCTACGCCTATCACAGCTATCACGGCCTGGATGTCCGGGTCCCGAGGATCTTCAATACGTTCGGCCCGTTCATGCGGATGGACGACGGCCGGGCCGTGCCCACCTTCATCGGGCAGGCCCTCCGTGGCGAGGACATCACGGTGTTCGGCGATGGCATGCAGACGCGCTCGCTGTGCTTCGTCGACGATCTGGTCGAGGGTCTGCTCCGCTTGCTCTCCAGCGACTACGGCGACACACCGGTCAACATCGGCAACCCACACGAGATGACCATCCTCGACCTCGCCGAGCGCATCATCCGCACCTGCGACTCGACGTCGAGGATCGTGCACCAGCCTGCGCCGATCGATGACCCGAGGGTCCGTCGGCCGGACACGTCGCTGGCCGAGCGGGAGCTGGACTGGCACGCACAAGTCCCCGTGGACGAGGGACTGGCCCGGACCGTGGCGTGGGTGCGGGCGAACCGGCTCTAG
- a CDS encoding septum formation family protein, whose product MSNQPPPGWGEGSQPGQPGYPQQPPYQPQGGGYGGQPQGPGQYGQGGYGPGGYGPGGPGGQGQPPPGYGGQQQPYGGGYGPPPGFNQPPKKSKAGWIIGGVLALIVLGIIAAAVVIFVAADNPETVVTAPASASASPSAAAPANPPGTATDAPTDPATPAPATPTDPGTDAPAAPPAPSPGATVPGVEQSVFELAVGTCFNNPGTADEIENVAEVPCETPHDNEVFALVDFPGADGEPFPGREPIQQFADEQCRGALFSDYVGSEYLESRYFVSQLTPTEGSWDQGDREIVCILFSSGEQLSGSVRGAGD is encoded by the coding sequence ATGAGCAACCAGCCCCCACCTGGATGGGGAGAAGGCAGCCAGCCCGGCCAGCCGGGGTATCCGCAGCAACCGCCCTACCAGCCCCAGGGTGGCGGGTACGGCGGTCAGCCGCAGGGACCCGGTCAGTACGGACAAGGTGGGTACGGACCCGGCGGGTATGGCCCCGGCGGCCCGGGCGGACAGGGTCAGCCCCCACCTGGCTACGGCGGACAGCAGCAGCCGTACGGCGGCGGATACGGTCCTCCGCCAGGGTTCAACCAGCCGCCGAAGAAGAGCAAGGCGGGGTGGATCATCGGCGGCGTGCTCGCGCTGATCGTGCTCGGCATCATCGCTGCCGCCGTCGTCATCTTCGTGGCAGCGGACAACCCGGAGACCGTGGTGACCGCACCAGCCTCAGCCTCAGCCTCACCCTCGGCGGCCGCACCGGCCAACCCCCCTGGGACGGCCACGGACGCGCCGACGGACCCGGCCACACCCGCCCCCGCGACGCCGACGGACCCCGGGACCGACGCACCAGCGGCACCGCCGGCACCCTCGCCGGGTGCAACGGTCCCCGGTGTGGAGCAGTCGGTCTTCGAGTTGGCGGTCGGAACGTGCTTCAACAACCCCGGCACAGCCGACGAGATCGAGAACGTCGCGGAGGTCCCCTGCGAGACGCCGCACGACAACGAGGTGTTCGCCTTGGTCGACTTCCCCGGTGCCGACGGCGAACCGTTCCCCGGTCGCGAACCCATCCAGCAGTTCGCGGACGAGCAGTGCCGCGGCGCCCTGTTCAGCGACTACGTCGGCAGCGAGTACCTGGAGTCGCGCTACTTCGTGAGCCAGCTGACACCGACCGAGGGCTCGTGGGACCAGGGGGATCGTGAGATCGTCTGCATCCTGTTCTCGAGCGGCGAGCAGTTGAGTGGTTCGGTGCGCGGTGCCGGTGACTGA
- a CDS encoding replication-associated recombination protein A — MTEQLFEPDTGEAHSTTEPPGQPLAARLRPQTLDEVVGQAHLIGPDGPVRKALERGRIPSMILWGPPGTGKTTLAGVIAAEYGAAMTVLSAVTAGVKDVRAAVTEAGERRRRVGRATVLFIDEIHRFNKAQQDALLPSVEAGDVTLIGATTENPSFEVNSALLSRSILYRLEPLPDDDLRVLIERGLDRLNEPVEGEAAAALTMAAEARTALIHAADGDARVLLTGLEAAAALVEQDATISAEVVTAALAQPHLRYDKTGDNHYDQVSAFIKSMRGSDPDAALYWLIRMLTQGEDPRFLARRMVILASEDVGLADPQALNVAVNAFDALDRVGLPEARFALAEACLYLSLTPKSNSVTTALAAADEAVARLGNAPVPPALRDAHYKGARKLGHGVGYRYPHNDPSGWVEQQYGPDRLGRLYSPGEHGHEPRINAWRDSRRDDPDTYHPGHGRDHDA; from the coding sequence GTGACCGAGCAGCTGTTCGAGCCCGACACCGGAGAGGCGCACAGCACCACCGAGCCGCCGGGCCAGCCACTCGCGGCCCGTCTGCGACCGCAGACCCTGGACGAGGTCGTTGGCCAGGCCCACCTGATCGGACCCGATGGGCCGGTCAGGAAGGCGCTGGAACGAGGGCGGATCCCCTCGATGATCCTGTGGGGCCCACCCGGGACCGGCAAGACGACCCTGGCCGGGGTGATCGCGGCGGAGTACGGCGCCGCCATGACCGTGCTGTCCGCCGTCACGGCCGGCGTGAAGGACGTCAGGGCGGCCGTGACGGAGGCCGGGGAGCGTCGTCGACGCGTGGGCCGCGCGACCGTGCTGTTCATCGACGAGATCCACCGGTTCAACAAGGCACAGCAGGACGCCCTGCTGCCGTCCGTCGAGGCCGGCGACGTCACCCTGATCGGGGCCACCACGGAGAACCCGAGCTTCGAGGTCAACTCCGCCCTGCTGTCCCGCAGCATCCTCTACCGGCTGGAGCCGCTTCCCGACGACGATCTACGGGTCCTCATCGAGCGGGGGCTCGACCGCCTCAACGAGCCGGTCGAGGGCGAGGCTGCCGCGGCCCTCACCATGGCGGCCGAGGCCCGGACCGCCCTGATCCACGCGGCGGACGGCGACGCGCGGGTGCTGCTCACCGGCCTGGAGGCTGCGGCCGCGCTGGTCGAGCAGGACGCCACGATCAGTGCCGAGGTCGTCACCGCGGCGCTGGCGCAACCCCACCTCCGCTACGACAAGACCGGCGACAACCACTACGACCAGGTCAGCGCGTTCATCAAGTCCATGCGGGGCTCGGACCCGGACGCCGCGCTGTACTGGCTGATCCGCATGTTGACCCAGGGGGAGGACCCGCGGTTCCTGGCTCGTCGCATGGTGATCCTGGCATCGGAGGACGTGGGCCTCGCCGATCCCCAAGCGCTCAACGTGGCCGTCAACGCCTTCGACGCCCTGGACCGGGTGGGCCTGCCCGAAGCCCGATTCGCCCTGGCGGAGGCCTGCCTCTACCTCTCCCTCACCCCGAAGTCCAACTCCGTCACCACGGCACTGGCGGCCGCCGATGAGGCCGTGGCACGTCTCGGCAACGCCCCGGTGCCGCCAGCACTGCGGGACGCCCACTACAAGGGCGCGAGGAAGCTCGGGCACGGGGTCGGCTACCGCTATCCCCACAACGATCCCAGCGGCTGGGTCGAGCAGCAGTACGGCCCGGATCGCCTCGGTCGCCTCTACTCGCCCGGCGAGCACGGGCACGAGCCCCGGATCAACGCGTGGCGCGACTCGCGACGCGACGATCCCGACACCTACCATCCTGGTCATGGCAGAGACCACGACGCCTGA
- a CDS encoding adenylyltransferase/cytidyltransferase family protein, which produces MAETTTPEPTTVIVSGYFNPLHIGHLRYLQAGAAAGDRLIVIVNNDLQQQLKKGRVIMSAEDRREIVAALGMVDEAVIAIDQDPTVVATIESIAQRETGARLVFGNGGDRDSAAEVPEQTVCDRYSIEMVFDMGGTEKADSSTRINAAMASE; this is translated from the coding sequence ATGGCAGAGACCACGACGCCTGAGCCGACCACCGTGATCGTCAGCGGATACTTCAATCCGCTCCACATCGGCCACCTCCGCTACCTGCAGGCCGGTGCGGCTGCTGGCGACAGGTTGATCGTGATCGTCAACAACGACCTCCAGCAGCAGTTGAAGAAGGGCAGGGTCATCATGTCCGCCGAGGACCGCCGGGAGATCGTCGCGGCTCTCGGCATGGTCGATGAGGCGGTGATCGCGATCGACCAGGACCCGACGGTCGTGGCGACGATCGAGTCCATCGCCCAACGCGAGACCGGTGCCCGCCTGGTGTTCGGCAACGGTGGCGACCGGGACTCGGCTGCGGAGGTGCCCGAGCAGACGGTCTGTGACCGCTACAGCATCGAGATGGTCTTCGACATGGGCGGGACGGAGAAGGCGGACTCCTCGACCCGGATCAACGCCGCGATGGCCTCGGAGTAG
- a CDS encoding cell wall-binding repeat-containing protein, whose amino-acid sequence MGPQFADRRHRRQPTLVLVLTAAVLVAGLLALARPSPAGAAADDWPVPGASTFQATGEYTDPAGDVSVPEADLIELVVAYNDAPSEPNLVVVLDAVGDLEPETDPNWASSATRATVGFDLDGEPTIERTLEIYLDGGVLEADLMNPATGTEVCDPETFTGGGIIAARFPRTCVDQVPELRMTATMAYQPGAGAVAVDELGDGELTLPLPDEPESPPLCQNATASTRNELTVRRLACGVGGTEPISQAVATSQFVFDEPVTPAIDPYQGDYAVIARDDDFADALTGSSLAFGQGPLLFTYSPTSAPPGTDPGALAPATRQELIRTVPRGRTVYLMGGIAALDGGLDGTLTAMGYEVVRFAGVGREQTARLVSQEVDAKVAEFAATTDFIDTNMVFLATRSNWPDAVVAGSVGAFWGTPILLVDVEPPVHPDTLAALDELRPDYIHAIGGDAVISGNVGAAIRDHVTAGGYGQGRPGVDLDSDPWQEFCGEGNFLCRWGGAERLETGASVAQFNRDMVRRFGSQTSLVPDNPQQYAVGVSLAGDLESNNFAHVLAASTVSGRFGGAVFIVTTDGTITPRVEDGLCRATDGLRFIEDVEEFVMVGDTDLLPPAFGDNVRSYVEGGCPAAPRAAAPATGLAATPL is encoded by the coding sequence ATGGGACCGCAGTTCGCCGACCGACGGCATCGACGTCAGCCAACGTTGGTCCTCGTTCTGACCGCAGCGGTCCTCGTGGCCGGGCTGCTGGCCCTGGCCCGACCGTCCCCTGCAGGCGCAGCAGCCGATGACTGGCCCGTTCCCGGCGCGTCAACCTTCCAGGCAACGGGTGAGTACACCGACCCGGCCGGAGATGTCTCCGTCCCGGAAGCAGATCTCATCGAGCTCGTCGTGGCCTACAACGATGCGCCGAGCGAGCCGAACCTCGTCGTCGTCCTCGACGCGGTCGGCGATCTGGAGCCCGAGACCGACCCCAACTGGGCGAGCTCGGCGACGCGAGCGACCGTCGGCTTCGACCTGGACGGTGAGCCGACCATCGAGCGGACGCTCGAGATCTACCTCGACGGTGGCGTCCTGGAGGCGGACCTCATGAACCCGGCGACGGGCACGGAGGTGTGCGACCCCGAGACGTTCACCGGCGGTGGGATCATCGCAGCCCGCTTCCCGCGGACATGCGTCGATCAGGTCCCCGAGCTTCGCATGACCGCGACGATGGCCTACCAACCCGGGGCCGGCGCCGTCGCAGTCGATGAGCTGGGCGACGGTGAGCTCACCCTCCCTCTGCCGGATGAGCCCGAGTCGCCGCCGCTGTGTCAGAACGCCACGGCCTCGACCCGCAACGAGCTGACGGTCAGGCGCTTGGCCTGCGGCGTCGGCGGGACCGAGCCGATCTCCCAAGCCGTTGCGACATCCCAGTTCGTGTTCGACGAGCCGGTCACCCCAGCCATCGATCCCTACCAGGGTGACTACGCCGTCATCGCGCGGGACGACGACTTCGCCGACGCACTGACCGGCTCCTCGTTGGCGTTCGGCCAGGGTCCGCTGCTGTTCACCTACTCGCCGACGTCGGCACCGCCCGGTACCGACCCGGGGGCACTGGCACCTGCCACACGGCAGGAACTCATTCGCACCGTCCCTCGCGGCCGGACGGTCTACCTGATGGGTGGGATTGCGGCTCTCGACGGCGGTCTGGACGGGACGCTGACGGCCATGGGCTATGAGGTGGTCCGCTTCGCGGGGGTGGGTCGAGAGCAGACGGCCCGACTGGTCTCCCAGGAGGTCGACGCCAAGGTCGCCGAGTTCGCCGCCACGACCGACTTCATCGACACCAACATGGTCTTCCTGGCCACCCGCTCGAACTGGCCCGACGCGGTGGTGGCTGGATCAGTCGGGGCCTTCTGGGGTACACCGATCCTGCTGGTCGACGTCGAGCCGCCGGTCCACCCGGACACGCTGGCCGCGCTCGACGAGTTGCGGCCCGACTACATCCACGCCATCGGGGGTGACGCGGTGATCTCCGGCAACGTCGGCGCGGCCATCCGTGACCACGTGACCGCCGGAGGCTACGGCCAGGGCCGACCGGGTGTCGACCTCGACAGCGACCCCTGGCAGGAGTTCTGCGGTGAGGGCAACTTCCTGTGCCGTTGGGGTGGGGCCGAGCGCCTGGAGACCGGAGCCTCCGTGGCCCAGTTCAACCGGGACATGGTTCGTCGGTTCGGCTCGCAGACCTCCCTCGTCCCTGACAACCCGCAGCAGTACGCCGTCGGCGTCTCGCTGGCCGGGGACCTCGAGAGCAACAACTTCGCCCACGTCCTGGCCGCCTCGACGGTCTCGGGGCGCTTCGGGGGCGCGGTCTTCATCGTCACCACCGACGGGACGATCACCCCACGGGTCGAGGACGGCCTGTGTCGCGCAACCGACGGCCTGCGGTTCATCGAGGACGTCGAGGAGTTCGTGATGGTCGGCGACACCGACCTGCTGCCGCCCGCCTTCGGCGACAACGTTCGCAGCTACGTCGAAGGCGGTTGTCCCGCAGCGCCCCGCGCCGCTGCCCCGGCAACCGGGCTCGCAGCGACACCGCTGTAG
- a CDS encoding serine/threonine-protein kinase: MAEEPGRPVDPDWARFAMPDEFTDATRIGRGGFGYVFRARETSLSRTVAIKILTQPSVDQRTDNRFTSELQAMGTLAGHPHIVTVYTWGKTVSKHPYIVMGYMSGGSLKDQMQRRGAVPWEEATAAIIKVAGALETAHRSGILHRDVKPENILLDGFGEPALGDFGIARITGGTETATGSITGSLSHVAPEVLEGRRPSPASDTYSLASTLYALVAGQPAFAGEEDETLTPMLARILLNPVPPITDQDVPDEVMQVILTGLAKQPQDRQASIEEFGRQLQEAQTENGLAATSMLVRGDSELDLPHGGSTGEVSDTALGIGVQELPTIDREPPPAAPSDPSATPDAAGSTSEEGTDDPAPVAAAAPASGDSTRAATQGTTPPSLDTRIVPPAPIPPPERKDRSRGRGLLIGLLVGAVLLVGAVVGAMTLTGGDAQPTETPSGSGTPTAPSESESETEPTESETEAEPTETEPTETEEPDKEEGPGIDVPTPTPTPTPTTEEPTPTAQATQPQAANPPPPPPPPPPPPPPPPPPPPPPPPPPPPPPPPPPPPPPPPPPPPPPPPPPPPPPPPPGPTTAPF; the protein is encoded by the coding sequence GTGGCTGAGGAGCCCGGCCGCCCCGTGGATCCGGACTGGGCGCGCTTCGCCATGCCGGACGAGTTCACCGATGCCACCCGCATCGGTCGGGGCGGGTTCGGCTACGTCTTCCGGGCGCGCGAGACGTCCCTCAGTCGAACCGTTGCGATCAAGATCCTGACGCAGCCGTCGGTCGACCAGCGAACCGACAATCGGTTCACCAGCGAACTGCAGGCCATGGGGACCCTGGCCGGGCACCCGCACATCGTCACGGTCTACACGTGGGGCAAGACCGTCTCCAAGCACCCCTACATCGTGATGGGGTACATGAGCGGGGGCTCGCTGAAGGATCAGATGCAGCGACGGGGGGCCGTGCCCTGGGAGGAGGCGACCGCAGCCATCATCAAGGTGGCCGGCGCCCTCGAGACGGCGCATCGCTCCGGCATCCTCCATCGCGACGTCAAGCCGGAGAACATCCTGCTGGACGGGTTCGGCGAGCCGGCGCTGGGTGACTTCGGCATCGCCCGCATCACCGGTGGGACCGAGACGGCGACCGGGTCCATCACCGGCTCACTCAGCCACGTCGCTCCGGAGGTGCTGGAGGGCCGGCGACCGTCACCCGCCTCGGACACCTACTCGCTGGCCTCGACGCTCTACGCCCTCGTCGCCGGTCAACCGGCCTTCGCGGGCGAGGAGGACGAGACCCTCACCCCGATGTTGGCGCGGATCCTGTTGAACCCGGTCCCGCCGATCACGGATCAGGACGTCCCCGACGAGGTGATGCAGGTCATCCTGACCGGTCTGGCCAAGCAGCCGCAGGACCGCCAGGCCTCCATCGAGGAGTTCGGTCGGCAACTCCAGGAGGCTCAGACGGAGAACGGTCTGGCGGCCACGTCGATGCTCGTGCGCGGCGACTCCGAACTGGATCTGCCGCACGGTGGATCGACCGGTGAGGTGTCGGACACGGCGCTCGGGATCGGAGTCCAGGAGCTTCCCACGATCGACCGGGAGCCGCCGCCAGCAGCCCCGAGCGACCCCTCTGCCACTCCTGATGCGGCCGGCTCCACCAGCGAGGAGGGGACGGACGACCCGGCACCGGTCGCAGCCGCGGCACCGGCTTCGGGCGATTCGACCCGAGCTGCCACCCAAGGCACCACCCCACCCTCGCTCGACACCCGCATCGTCCCGCCGGCACCGATACCGCCGCCGGAGCGGAAGGACCGGTCGCGAGGCCGTGGTCTGCTGATCGGGCTGCTGGTCGGTGCGGTCCTGCTCGTCGGGGCAGTCGTTGGCGCCATGACCTTGACCGGCGGCGATGCCCAGCCGACGGAGACCCCGTCTGGATCGGGAACCCCAACCGCTCCGTCGGAGTCGGAGTCCGAGACCGAGCCGACGGAGTCCGAGACCGAGGCCGAGCCGACGGAGACCGAGCCCACCGAGACGGAGGAGCCGGACAAGGAGGAGGGCCCGGGCATCGATGTCCCGACCCCGACGCCGACCCCCACGCCCACCACGGAAGAGCCCACACCCACGGCCCAGGCGACACAGCCGCAAGCTGCGAATCCGCCGCCTCCACCGCCTCCTCCACCTCCACCCCCGCCCCCACCACCGCCCCCACCTCCTCCGCCCCCCCCACCGCCCCCACCTCCACCTCCACCTCCGCCTCCACCCCCGCCTCCACCTCCACCACCGCCTCCGCCCCCACCGCCTCCGCCCCCACCACCCCCGCCACCGGGGCCCACCACCGCGCCGTTCTGA